One part of the Paenibacillus silvisoli genome encodes these proteins:
- a CDS encoding TnsA endonuclease N-terminal domain-containing protein, whose amino-acid sequence MYTEPLIKKRYGRYGNNHWMVYSFKLKRDVNLFSDLEYDHWILIESDYKIQLFCEQPAEAQIEGEEGTSIFDMWIKSADGDEIFFEIKYEQDLSDEAVAKQIDIQKKWCEVHGKKHQVRTEKDIRSNEKYLENLKDLLPYVLNNSTIVEIDRYKVLTQLKEGTKTVGELNQELNIGLPRLYEAVACMIYSGDILASLDKEYFGFGTEVWMNEKKEQI is encoded by the coding sequence ATGTATACAGAACCGCTGATTAAGAAGCGTTATGGTCGTTATGGAAATAATCATTGGATGGTTTACAGTTTCAAATTAAAAAGGGATGTAAATCTGTTCAGTGATCTCGAATACGATCATTGGATACTAATTGAATCCGATTATAAGATTCAACTTTTTTGTGAGCAGCCTGCTGAAGCACAGATTGAAGGAGAAGAAGGAACATCTATTTTTGATATGTGGATTAAAAGTGCAGATGGTGATGAGATCTTCTTCGAAATTAAATATGAGCAAGATCTGAGTGACGAAGCCGTAGCAAAACAAATTGACATTCAAAAAAAATGGTGTGAAGTGCACGGCAAAAAGCATCAGGTTCGGACAGAGAAAGATATAAGGAGTAATGAGAAGTATTTGGAAAATTTGAAAGACCTCCTTCCATATGTTCTGAATAACAGTACGATCGTTGAAATCGACCGTTATAAAGTTCTCACGCAACTTAAAGAAGGTACAAAAACAGTTGGAGAGTTGAACCAAGAGTTAAATATAGGCTTGCCCCGATTGTATGAAGCCGTTGCCTGTATGATCTATTCAGGGGATATTTTAGCAAGCCTTGATAAGGAGTATTTCGGTTTTGGGACGGAGGTGTGGATGAATGAGAAGAAAGAGCAAATTTGA
- a CDS encoding aldo/keto reductase: MEYTPFGRTGIRVSKLGLGGAPLGGDFGPVTDEQVTQIIEMALELGINFIDTAPLYGKGESERRIGIALRGKRENVVLASKAVMRGETYSYENTIRSVESSLKRLGTDYLDLIQMHELDESNAEIGMNETVPAFLKLKEQGKVRAIGVNAANPALLLPFIRSGLIDSVQTFTRYMLIDYSAMDELLPAARSHHVAVINGSVLGMGLLSDAPAPFLLGNQALMEEAERRIQAVSFLRKTEQKGLIEPAMRFSLSSPDIAVTLTGTTSLRSLSLNASYCDGHGLSDEEMCQLLSLFQGRPLSWKKEMKDHG, from the coding sequence ATGGAATACACCCCATTCGGACGAACAGGAATCCGGGTGTCAAAGCTCGGTCTCGGGGGTGCGCCGCTAGGAGGCGACTTCGGTCCCGTTACCGACGAGCAAGTAACACAGATTATTGAAATGGCACTGGAGCTCGGCATTAATTTCATCGATACAGCGCCGCTTTACGGCAAAGGTGAGAGCGAACGCCGCATCGGTATTGCACTTCGCGGCAAGAGGGAGAACGTCGTTCTCGCCAGCAAAGCAGTGATGCGCGGAGAGACGTATTCGTATGAGAATACGATCCGATCTGTAGAGAGCAGTCTCAAGCGGCTCGGCACCGATTATTTGGATTTGATTCAAATGCACGAGCTGGATGAGTCAAATGCGGAAATCGGAATGAACGAGACGGTTCCAGCTTTCTTGAAGCTCAAGGAGCAAGGGAAAGTGAGGGCGATCGGTGTCAATGCAGCGAATCCCGCACTGCTGCTTCCGTTCATTCGCTCCGGGCTTATCGATTCCGTGCAAACGTTCACCCGGTATATGCTAATCGATTATTCGGCTATGGACGAACTACTGCCGGCCGCCCGGTCTCATCATGTGGCGGTCATCAATGGCAGCGTGCTTGGCATGGGACTGCTCTCAGACGCTCCGGCGCCGTTCTTGCTGGGGAATCAAGCGTTAATGGAGGAGGCAGAGCGCCGCATACAAGCCGTTTCCTTCCTTCGGAAGACCGAGCAGAAAGGGCTGATCGAGCCTGCTATGCGATTCAGCCTGTCTTCTCCCGATATTGCTGTTACGTTAACCGGTACGACGTCGCTTCGTTCTTTAAGTCTGAATGCATCTTATTGCGACGGGCATGGCCTGTCCGATGAGGAGATGTGCCAGCTGCTCTCCCTGTTCCAAGGCAGGCCGCTTAGCTGGAAGAAGGAGATGAAAGATCATGGCTAA
- a CDS encoding glycoside hydrolase family 88 protein, whose product MAKANANLWADDIWRRIISKVERMNMLIGASFPYVSYDGKYNREEADWWTNGFWPGLLWLVYRETRDDSLMETASTIEAMMDPVLTDFYPLHHDVGFMWNLSSVARYKLMGDEVSKRRAMTAASHLAGRFNLKGQFIRAWNQPERVGWAIIDCMMNLPLLHWASEQSGDPRFRHIAVAHADTALREFIRPDGSAHHIVCFDPETGERVEALGGQGYSPDSAWARGTAWALYGMALSARYSRDYRYIDAAQRSAQFFLAHVPEDGLPPWDFLAPWEEGMAMDSSAAACAASGLLELSLLLPESESDYYRQSAENLLRRLNDRYTAWDNTAEEAILTMGTANRPKMTHVNVPMIYGDYFFAEAIGKLRGMRDTFW is encoded by the coding sequence ATGGCTAAGGCAAATGCAAACTTGTGGGCGGATGACATATGGAGGCGTATTATCAGTAAAGTCGAGCGTATGAACATGTTGATCGGTGCCTCCTTTCCCTATGTTTCTTACGACGGGAAGTACAATCGGGAAGAAGCGGACTGGTGGACGAACGGATTTTGGCCAGGTCTGCTTTGGCTCGTATACCGAGAGACGCGCGATGACTCGCTCATGGAAACCGCATCAACGATTGAAGCGATGATGGATCCCGTTCTGACTGATTTTTATCCCTTACATCATGATGTCGGCTTTATGTGGAACTTGTCTTCCGTCGCGCGCTATAAGCTAATGGGCGATGAAGTGTCGAAGCGCCGTGCCATGACGGCCGCCAGTCATCTGGCAGGACGATTCAATTTGAAAGGGCAGTTTATTCGCGCCTGGAACCAGCCGGAGCGGGTAGGCTGGGCCATTATCGACTGTATGATGAATTTGCCGCTGCTGCACTGGGCAAGTGAGCAGTCGGGCGATCCGCGGTTTCGCCATATCGCCGTCGCGCATGCAGACACGGCACTGCGCGAGTTCATTCGCCCGGACGGGTCGGCGCACCATATTGTATGCTTCGATCCGGAAACCGGGGAGCGGGTCGAAGCGCTTGGCGGACAAGGTTATTCCCCGGATTCGGCTTGGGCTAGGGGGACAGCTTGGGCATTGTATGGCATGGCGCTGAGCGCCAGGTATTCAAGAGATTATCGCTATATCGATGCGGCACAGCGCTCGGCTCAATTCTTCCTTGCTCATGTGCCTGAAGATGGGCTGCCTCCGTGGGATTTCTTAGCTCCTTGGGAAGAAGGAATGGCGATGGATTCGAGCGCTGCGGCGTGCGCGGCCAGCGGGCTGCTGGAATTAAGCCTGCTATTGCCTGAAAGCGAATCCGATTATTATCGTCAATCGGCCGAGAATCTCCTTCGCAGGCTGAATGATCGGTATACGGCGTGGGATAACACGGCCGAAGAAGCGATTCTGACGATGGGAACAGCGAATCGTCCTAAAATGACGCACGTCAACGTTCCAATGATATACGGCGATTATTTCTTTGCAGAAGCGATAGGCAAGCTGCGCGGTATGCGCGACACGTTCTGGTAA
- a CDS encoding IS3 family transposase (programmed frameshift), translated as MSTEKRKNKVYSEELKAEAVRLYLEEGLSANQIADRFEIRSKTQVQQWIKKHLEGPKEDMRGKTAWRKGRPKTQFSSIEEELAYIKAENELPKKAVSKSTQGVTTKAARFSIIHEMRQSTPLLLLFELAEVSRAGYYKWLKSVHVKPQKQEDELLLKEHIMAIHRQRPYLGYFRVATRLRKEGFVVNHKRVYRLMKELGIRSVIRKKRRFFGKQASIVHPNRLDRQFNAETPLTKLVTDITYLRVMDTFYYLSAVLDLFNNEIVAWQLSARNDLDLVNSTLKQLHESYEISGCMLHSDQGFQYTSKSYNKKLEQYGIIGSHSRRGNCHDNACIESFFSHLKTESIYLEKPSNFKDLQHAVTAYIADYNHHRYQKKLNDRSPVEYREAVAA; from the exons TTGTCTACAGAGAAACGAAAAAACAAGGTGTATTCAGAAGAGCTAAAAGCAGAAGCGGTAAGGTTGTATTTGGAGGAAGGTTTGAGCGCTAATCAAATTGCAGATCGATTTGAAATCCGAAGCAAGACTCAGGTGCAGCAGTGGATTAAAAAACATCTTGAAGGACCGAAGGAAGATATGCGAGGCAAAACGGCTTGGAGAAAAGGAAGACCAAAAACCCAATTCTCCAGCATTGAAGAGGAACTTGCATACATCAAAGCGGAGAACGAAT TACCTAAAAAAGCGGTATCCAAATCTACACAAGGAGTGACGACAAAAGCAGCAAGATTCTCCATCATCCATGAAATGAGACAGAGCACTCCGTTACTACTGCTCTTTGAATTAGCCGAAGTTTCTAGGGCCGGTTACTATAAATGGTTGAAATCAGTCCATGTGAAACCACAGAAGCAAGAAGATGAACTCTTGCTTAAGGAACACATTATGGCAATCCACCGCCAGCGCCCTTATTTAGGATACTTTCGTGTAGCGACTAGACTCCGAAAAGAAGGTTTCGTTGTCAATCATAAGCGCGTGTACCGACTGATGAAAGAGCTTGGTATTCGTTCGGTTATTCGCAAAAAACGAAGATTCTTTGGTAAACAGGCTTCCATTGTTCATCCTAACCGTTTGGATCGCCAGTTCAACGCTGAGACGCCTCTAACGAAGCTTGTAACGGACATCACGTATCTTCGAGTTATGGATACGTTTTACTACCTTTCGGCCGTCCTGGATCTATTTAACAACGAGATCGTGGCCTGGCAGCTTTCCGCACGTAATGATCTGGACTTGGTAAACAGTACGTTGAAGCAGCTGCATGAATCGTATGAAATATCTGGATGCATGCTCCATTCGGATCAAGGATTTCAATATACATCAAAGTCTTATAACAAAAAGTTGGAGCAATACGGCATCATTGGCAGTCACTCTCGAAGAGGAAATTGTCACGATAACGCTTGTATCGAATCCTTCTTTTCCCATTTAAAGACCGAAAGCATTTACCTTGAAAAGCCCTCGAATTTCAAGGATCTTCAGCATGCCGTGACAGCCTATATCGCTGATTATAATCATCATAGATACCAGAAAAAACTAAACGACCGCTCCCCGGTTGAGTACCGGGAAGCAGTCGCTGCATAA
- a CDS encoding amidohydrolase family protein: MTGPNKSVSYLDSHVHFWDLERGDYHWLKPENPVLYRNYLSSDYFENEAAAALNRLIAVQAAHTTAETEYLLELAENDCRIAGVVGWLDPFADSFEEDYLLFRTYPRFVGIRLDHTVFNRCAELIPDRLLSNLQRLEQDQFAVDLLFGPDQMQAVVRCLRLVPNLKAVLNHMGAPPISTGHLQPWSSHIDELARCPNVYCKWSGMITPAGGVNPQLLLAFIRHTAERFGPDRIIFGSDWPVSLQAGSLADVLQLFEQLLPPEWMPSQHAAIRRTNAERFYLGIEE, translated from the coding sequence ATGACAGGACCGAACAAATCTGTGTCTTACCTGGACAGCCATGTGCACTTCTGGGACCTGGAGCGAGGAGATTACCACTGGCTTAAGCCAGAAAATCCTGTTTTGTATCGAAATTATTTGTCCTCCGATTATTTCGAAAATGAAGCTGCGGCAGCTCTGAACCGGCTCATCGCCGTTCAAGCCGCACACACAACGGCGGAGACAGAATACTTGCTCGAGCTTGCAGAGAACGACTGCAGAATTGCCGGCGTCGTTGGCTGGCTCGACCCGTTCGCAGATTCGTTTGAAGAGGATTACCTCCTCTTCCGAACATATCCGCGCTTTGTGGGCATCCGGCTGGACCACACTGTATTCAATCGATGCGCAGAGTTAATCCCGGACCGGCTGCTCTCGAACCTACAGCGATTGGAACAAGATCAGTTCGCGGTGGATTTGCTGTTCGGTCCGGATCAGATGCAGGCGGTCGTGCGTTGCTTAAGGCTCGTTCCGAACCTTAAGGCTGTACTGAATCATATGGGAGCCCCGCCGATCAGCACCGGACATCTGCAACCGTGGTCCTCGCATATCGATGAGCTTGCTCGATGCCCGAATGTATATTGCAAGTGGTCCGGCATGATCACACCAGCAGGTGGGGTGAATCCGCAGCTGCTGCTGGCGTTTATTCGCCATACAGCCGAACGGTTCGGCCCTGATCGGATCATCTTCGGAAGCGACTGGCCGGTTTCACTGCAAGCCGGCTCCTTGGCCGATGTCCTGCAACTGTTCGAACAGCTGCTGCCGCCCGAGTGGATGCCCTCTCAACATGCTGCCATTCGCCGCACGAATGCGGAGCGATTTTATCTTGGTATAGAAGAATAG
- a CDS encoding nitroreductase family protein yields MKTLEKDLFTALRERRSIYGISKESPISDQNIQEIIEETVKHTPSAFNNQTTRVVLLLGEQHNKYNDIKFPN; encoded by the coding sequence ATGAAAACCTTGGAAAAAGATTTGTTTACTGCACTACGCGAACGGCGTTCAATTTATGGAATAAGCAAAGAATCACCAATTTCGGATCAAAATATCCAAGAAATAATCGAGGAAACCGTTAAACATACACCATCGGCGTTTAACAATCAAACTACCCGCGTTGTTCTTCTCTTAGGTGAACAACATAACAAGTACAACGACATAAAGTTCCCAAATTAG
- the kduD gene encoding 2-dehydro-3-deoxy-D-gluconate 5-dehydrogenase KduD produces MSFDLTRKVACVTGTSGGIGQAIAIGLAEAGASIVAISASNSNETVEIVRGIGGTIAQISADLSVEEHLEDIFQEALRCFGMIDILVNNAGTIRRAPAAEHSRKDWHDVISLNMNAVFFLSQLAGKEMIRRGSGKIINIASMLSYQGGVNVPGYTASKHAVAGITKALANEWAGKGIQVNAIAPGYIRTRNTDPLAADEKRNQAILERIPAGRWGEPSDLKGPAVFLASSASDYMNGHVLCVDGGWMAR; encoded by the coding sequence ATGAGCTTTGATTTAACGAGGAAAGTGGCATGTGTGACAGGCACTTCAGGCGGCATCGGGCAGGCAATCGCCATTGGACTTGCGGAAGCGGGGGCCTCGATCGTCGCGATTTCCGCTTCGAACAGCAATGAAACAGTGGAGATTGTCCGCGGCATCGGTGGAACGATTGCGCAAATTTCGGCTGATTTAAGCGTGGAGGAGCATTTGGAGGACATTTTTCAAGAAGCGCTTCGTTGTTTCGGAATGATCGACATTCTGGTCAATAACGCAGGAACGATTCGCCGCGCACCGGCTGCCGAGCATTCCCGGAAGGACTGGCATGACGTTATTTCATTAAACATGAATGCTGTATTTTTTCTCAGTCAACTGGCAGGCAAGGAAATGATTCGGCGAGGGAGTGGCAAGATCATTAACATCGCGTCCATGCTCAGCTATCAAGGCGGCGTCAATGTACCTGGTTACACGGCAAGCAAGCACGCAGTGGCAGGTATTACGAAGGCACTGGCAAACGAATGGGCAGGCAAAGGGATACAGGTGAATGCGATTGCGCCGGGCTATATCCGGACAAGAAACACGGACCCCCTCGCAGCGGACGAGAAGCGAAATCAAGCGATCTTGGAACGAATTCCGGCGGGACGCTGGGGCGAACCGAGCGATCTGAAAGGTCCGGCCGTTTTCCTGGCTTCATCCGCATCCGATTATATGAACGGTCATGTATTATGCGTCGATGGCGGTTGGATGGCACGCTAG
- the kduI gene encoding 5-dehydro-4-deoxy-D-glucuronate isomerase, which translates to MEIRYANHPNEVKRFDTTDLREQFLIEELFVPGELLVSYSHVDRIIIGGAVPVSELIKLEVDSTVIGANTFLERREIGIINVGGQGTVTVDGKVYTMNCRDCLYVGRGAVDVSFESDDAQQPAKFYLNSTPAHQTYPTMKIAISEASPIRLGSQLNSNERTIYRYIHQGGIQSCQLVMGMTLLQPGSMWNTMPCHTHNRRSEVYFYFDMPDDGVVFHLMGEPTETRHVVVRNEQAVISPSWSIHSGVGTSSYSFIWGMAGENQTFEDMDPVAMRDLK; encoded by the coding sequence ATGGAAATCCGATATGCCAATCATCCAAACGAAGTTAAACGCTTCGATACGACTGACCTGCGCGAACAGTTTCTGATCGAGGAGCTGTTTGTACCGGGAGAACTGCTAGTAAGCTACTCCCACGTCGACCGTATTATTATCGGTGGTGCCGTTCCTGTATCCGAGCTGATAAAGCTGGAGGTGGATTCGACAGTTATTGGTGCAAACACATTCTTGGAGCGGCGGGAGATCGGCATTATCAATGTTGGCGGGCAGGGCACGGTTACGGTAGACGGGAAAGTGTACACGATGAACTGCAGAGATTGTCTTTACGTCGGCAGAGGTGCTGTGGATGTCAGCTTTGAAAGCGATGATGCCCAGCAACCGGCAAAATTTTATTTGAACTCCACTCCGGCACATCAGACGTACCCGACGATGAAGATTGCAATCAGCGAAGCTTCACCGATCCGGCTCGGCAGTCAGCTCAACTCGAATGAGCGGACGATTTACCGCTATATTCATCAAGGGGGAATTCAAAGCTGTCAGCTTGTGATGGGGATGACGCTGCTGCAGCCGGGGAGCATGTGGAATACGATGCCGTGCCATACGCATAACCGCAGATCCGAAGTTTATTTCTATTTTGATATGCCTGACGACGGCGTCGTCTTTCATCTGATGGGCGAACCGACCGAAACGCGTCATGTCGTCGTCCGGAACGAACAGGCTGTCATTTCGCCGAGCTGGTCGATTCATAGCGGTGTCGGCACGAGCAGCTATTCGTTTATTTGGGGAATGGCCGGTGAAAATCAAACCTTCGAGGACATGGATCCCGTTGCGATGAGAGACCTCAAATAA
- a CDS encoding heparinase II/III family protein — MISTLTLRQLKTALEQAKQEKNELFVEAASPERWSEVRKDERYAAFWERLETQAALLSGSPAIAPLFSDFILFGETGDRKTYEEKQNHLFSGLHVFSMLAMTDDRPEWNKGLENAIWSICNEYTWVLPAHVGLYVNEYPHGIWEEPLPPRETVDLFSAMAGFVLAEIIHRQSSRLHPWVVARAKAEIERRIFQVYFHDPVPQNWELKTNNWPAVCASSIGAAAIYLIEDSEKLAGMLWRVIGVLRQYLSGFDEQGATSEGPHYWQFGFSQLVCFAELLKERTGGRIMLLTEPKIEHIAQFPYYCLLTDGKVINFSDASHEIQLHTGFIQRLRDYFPSVALLPEEYQLKVIPANWTEASRLMLWSPPVQHSEAGGVPAERVQERMFAGNQWFISKVRQADGRVAAFAAKGGHNEEPHNHNDLGHFILHIDGTTVLADIGIGVYTKQYFQPEYRYETIHAGSHGHSVPIIEGCRQGFGRTYRTELLHSEITENKARFVLDLTQAYECSTLQRLTREFVWHRPEHEGVQLVLTDIAEFHESPAVYQEVFICGVEPRQLGPGRIALGEAEMIFEEGEWEIEVQEQWTVSHRGDRNMFHRLILTRQRSSLSMECRFRFQLTY, encoded by the coding sequence ATGATAAGCACGTTAACGCTTCGCCAATTAAAGACGGCGCTGGAGCAAGCCAAGCAGGAGAAAAACGAGCTATTTGTCGAGGCGGCTTCACCGGAACGATGGTCTGAGGTTCGGAAAGATGAGCGGTATGCCGCATTTTGGGAAAGACTTGAGACGCAAGCGGCGCTTTTGTCGGGATCTCCGGCAATTGCGCCGCTGTTTTCCGATTTTATACTGTTTGGCGAGACGGGTGACCGGAAGACATATGAAGAGAAACAGAATCATCTGTTCTCCGGTCTTCACGTGTTTAGCATGCTTGCAATGACGGATGATCGGCCGGAGTGGAATAAAGGGCTCGAAAATGCCATCTGGTCGATATGCAACGAATACACGTGGGTGCTGCCGGCTCATGTCGGGCTTTATGTCAACGAATATCCGCATGGCATTTGGGAAGAGCCGCTTCCCCCACGCGAAACGGTCGATCTGTTTTCGGCCATGGCCGGGTTCGTTCTCGCCGAGATCATCCACCGACAGAGTTCTCGTCTTCACCCATGGGTGGTCGCCCGCGCGAAGGCCGAGATTGAACGCCGTATTTTCCAGGTCTACTTTCATGATCCGGTTCCGCAAAATTGGGAGCTGAAAACAAATAACTGGCCTGCGGTCTGTGCCTCCTCCATCGGAGCGGCAGCCATCTATTTGATCGAGGACAGCGAGAAGCTGGCGGGCATGCTATGGCGTGTAATCGGCGTACTGCGTCAATACTTATCGGGCTTCGACGAGCAGGGGGCAACGTCGGAAGGGCCGCATTACTGGCAGTTCGGCTTCTCCCAACTTGTCTGTTTCGCAGAACTGCTTAAAGAACGAACAGGCGGCCGAATTATGCTGCTCACGGAGCCGAAAATCGAGCACATTGCACAGTTTCCATACTATTGTTTGTTGACGGACGGTAAAGTGATCAATTTCTCGGATGCTTCCCACGAAATCCAGCTTCATACGGGCTTTATTCAACGTCTGCGGGACTATTTCCCATCCGTTGCACTACTGCCGGAAGAGTATCAATTGAAGGTCATTCCGGCGAACTGGACGGAGGCAAGCAGACTAATGCTATGGTCGCCTCCGGTACAACATTCAGAAGCGGGGGGAGTACCCGCCGAGCGTGTACAAGAGCGAATGTTTGCCGGCAATCAATGGTTCATCTCGAAGGTAAGGCAAGCTGACGGCCGGGTGGCGGCATTCGCGGCGAAAGGCGGGCATAATGAAGAGCCGCATAATCATAACGATTTAGGCCACTTCATTCTTCACATTGATGGCACGACCGTTCTGGCCGATATCGGCATTGGCGTGTACACCAAGCAATATTTTCAGCCGGAATACCGGTATGAAACGATCCATGCAGGCTCGCACGGACATTCCGTCCCGATCATTGAAGGCTGTAGACAAGGCTTTGGACGAACGTACAGGACAGAACTGCTGCACAGTGAAATAACGGAGAATAAGGCTAGATTCGTGCTTGATTTGACGCAAGCATACGAATGTTCCACTTTGCAGCGTCTCACAAGAGAGTTTGTATGGCACCGTCCCGAGCATGAAGGCGTTCAGCTCGTCCTTACAGACATTGCTGAATTCCATGAGTCGCCTGCGGTCTATCAGGAAGTGTTCATCTGCGGCGTCGAGCCGCGGCAGCTCGGACCAGGACGGATTGCGTTGGGCGAAGCCGAGATGATCTTCGAAGAAGGCGAGTGGGAGATCGAAGTGCAGGAACAATGGACGGTGTCGCATCGAGGAGACCGAAACATGTTCCACAGGCTGATTCTGACGCGCCAGCGCAGCAGCCTATCAATGGAATGTCGGTTCCGATTCCAGCTAACGTATTGA
- a CDS encoding ATP-binding protein — protein sequence MSVEQVRETERPVIPAGTHQLIQDKYLVPTNEIMRLYRKVDEWIEDRSPGGIIYGRQRRGKTQAIKYIEKKLTQRYGDELPVFVIPAKHKFTPNEEVFYEWLLQWVGHAFPFAGKKNHKFDRLAKCLLEKGEKSKYKQVVIFMDEAQALLEQHYKWLIDLYNYLNAFQIKLIILLVGQPELKSTKSSFVTQGMNHIVGRFMINEHELFGAKTVTDFQVCLKGYDTIEYPEGSGWSYTRYYYPGAYAEGKRLESCANDLFEAFALVRQEKGFGGKMEVGMQDLTTTIKYALAKYGAESNKKNHWIDVATWVECVKKAGYVDSEVSFNVSKTE from the coding sequence ATGAGTGTGGAACAAGTGAGAGAGACTGAAAGACCCGTAATACCAGCAGGTACACATCAGCTAATACAAGACAAGTATTTGGTACCGACAAACGAGATTATGAGATTATATAGAAAAGTAGATGAATGGATAGAGGATAGATCGCCTGGGGGGATCATATATGGTCGTCAGAGACGCGGTAAGACACAAGCTATAAAGTACATCGAGAAAAAGCTGACTCAGCGATATGGAGATGAGTTACCTGTCTTTGTAATCCCCGCCAAACATAAATTCACGCCTAACGAGGAGGTGTTCTATGAATGGCTATTACAGTGGGTCGGTCATGCATTTCCCTTCGCTGGAAAGAAAAATCATAAATTTGATCGGTTAGCAAAATGTCTACTCGAGAAAGGCGAAAAGTCAAAATACAAGCAAGTAGTCATCTTTATGGATGAGGCTCAGGCATTGCTCGAGCAACACTATAAATGGCTGATCGACTTATATAATTACTTAAACGCGTTTCAGATTAAGTTGATTATTCTATTGGTAGGTCAGCCGGAGCTTAAATCAACAAAATCATCATTTGTGACACAAGGGATGAATCATATCGTAGGTAGATTTATGATTAACGAGCATGAGTTGTTTGGAGCAAAAACGGTGACAGATTTCCAGGTCTGTCTAAAAGGCTACGATACGATTGAATATCCAGAAGGAAGCGGATGGTCATATACAAGATATTATTATCCTGGAGCGTATGCGGAAGGGAAGAGACTTGAGAGTTGTGCAAATGATCTATTTGAGGCCTTTGCTCTTGTGAGGCAAGAGAAAGGGTTCGGAGGGAAAATGGAGGTAGGAATGCAAGATCTAACTACTACCATTAAGTACGCACTTGCAAAATATGGTGCTGAGTCGAACAAGAAAAATCATTGGATAGATGTTGCAACTTGGGTTGAGTGCGTAAAGAAGGCAGGTTATGTTGATTCAGAGGTTTCGTTTAATGTTTCAAAAACGGAATGA